The sequence GCGCGCGTGCGCGACGGCGCGCCCCTGGCCGGCGCCCTGGGCGCCGCGGTCGGCGACGGCGCCGCCGAGGCGCTGCTCGGGCCGCCGGCGGCGTCGGACGTCCTCGTCGCCGAGGCGGAGCGGACCCTCGACGTCGCCGGGCAGCGCTGGACTTGGCGGGACGGCGGCTGGGAGCCGGTCGCCGCGACCATTCACGTGACCCGGCGCTTCGACGACGACGGCGGCCGGGAGCGGCTTGGCCCGGTGCCGACGACCGTCGACCCGGGCGATCCCTTCACCCTGATCGACGCCTGGCCGTCGTTCGAGCGGACGCCGGCCGACAACGTCTGGCGCGGCGGCGGCGATGACTGACGAACCGACCCGACCGGGCGCCCGCAACGAGGAGGCAGGGGCGTGAGAACGCTTCGTTTCGTGGCCGCGGAGGCGTGGTACGAGTTCCGGGCCGGTTGCCGGGGCCCGCTCATCCCCATCGTGTTCCTGGGCATCATCGCCTACATAATGCTGGTGCTGACGAACGCGGAGTACCTGCGCGAATATGGTTCGATCGACGTCCAGCGCAACAGTCCGCAACTCGTCTACCTGATGATAGCGGGGCAGGCGATGTGGGTGCTCTTCGTCTGGGCCTGGCTCTTCGGGCAGATCGTCGTGCGCGACCGGAACGCAAGGCTGCACGAGGTGGTGCTGTCGGCCCCGGTCTCGCTGCCGGCGCTGCTCGCGGGCCGCTACCTGGGCGCGGTGGCGACGGGCTGCGTGCTCGCGTTGTCGATGGTGCTCGCGTTCCTGCTGGTCCCCCTGCTCGGCGCGCTCGGCGTGGTTCCTCCCGACGCGGTGGGGCCGCAGCCGTACTTCGCGATGGGCCACGCGCTGCTCGTCTTCGTCGTTCCTTCGACCTTCGGCCTCGGCGCGCTGCTCCTGTGCGCCGCGATCCGGGCGCGGGGCATGGCCGGGCCGTTCGCGGTCGCGGCCGCGTTGATGCTGGTCTGGATGGTGGCGATAGTGATACTGCGGGGCGGCGACGCCAACCCTGCGGTCGCAACACTCCTCGATGCGTCGGGGTTCTCCGAGGTCGAGGAGCAGACCGATCTCTGGACGCCGCAGGAGAAGAGAACGGGCGTCATCGAGATGACGACGCCGCTCGTCGTCAACCGCGTGATCTGGACGGTCCCGCCGCTGCTGCTGCTGGCATTCGTGCTGCAGCGGCTCGGCCGGGAACGCCTGGCCCTGGAACCGGCGCCCGCGGCGTCGAAGCCGGATCGCGCCGCCACCGACCCGGAGGTCGAGTCCGCCCGTTCGGCCGCCCTGCCCGGCATCCCCGCGCGGCCGTCCTGGGTGCGGGCCACGTGGGACGAGGCGGTCTGGCATTTCTCGCTGGCCTTCCGGGGATGGGGCACCCTGCTCGCGGTGGGGCTGATCGCCGTCATGGGCGTCGGCAGCTCCTTCGTCCATATCGTCATGCACGCCGACGGCCCCCTGGTTCCGCGGCCCGATCTGATCCAGCCCCTGATGGGCGAGATGTACTACCTGATGCTCGTCTTCATCGTGGCCGCTTTCGTCGGCGTCATGGTGCGCCGGGACGACCGCCCGGGCTACGGCGAGATCGCCGATGCGACGCCGGCGCCGCTCGGGACCCGCGTGGCGGGGAGATCGCTCGCGGCGGCGGCGCTCACCATCGTCTTCACCCTGACCCCCGTCGTCGCCGTCTGGATCGTGCCGGCCCTCGCGGTCCCGGACTCCTTCAGCCTGCTCGACCCGCTGGTCTACTTCGGCGTCGCCTTCGCGCCCTCCCTGCTCGAGCTGTGCGCCGTGGTCCTGCTGGCCCACGCGCTGCTGCGCCATGCGGGGACCGCGCACGCCGTCGCGATGATCTGCGCGTTCGCGATGGTGCTCAACCACGAGATCGAGGTGGTCTCCTACCCGCCGGCCAACGTCGGCGTACCGCCGCACGTCGCCCTGTCCGAGTTCACCGGGTGGGCACCGTGGCTGGGCTACGTGGTGACCGCCAACCTGTTCAAGGTGGCCCTGGCCGCCGCGATCGTGGCGCTGGCGTGGATCGCGTGGCCGCGGGGCACCGCGCTCACCGCTCCGCTCCGCCTGCGCGCGGGCATGCGGAGGTTCGCCGGCGCGGCCGGCGCGCTGGCGGCGGTCGCCGTCGTGCTGGCCGCAGGGGTCCACGGCGTGCTGCACGAGCAACTCGTGACGCTGGGGGGCTACCGGTCCGCGACGGCCGAGACGGCGGACGACGCCGCCTGGGAAGCACGCTGGTGGGCGGATGCCGCGCCCTTCACGCTGACCGGCGGGGAAGCGCACGTCGTCGTCGACCCCGCCGCGCGGCGGGCGACCGCGCGCTGGCGGCTCGACGGCGTCCGCTCGGCGTTGGCCACGCTGCACGGGTCGCTCCC comes from Acidobacteriota bacterium and encodes:
- a CDS encoding ABC transporter permease — its product is MRTLRFVAAEAWYEFRAGCRGPLIPIVFLGIIAYIMLVLTNAEYLREYGSIDVQRNSPQLVYLMIAGQAMWVLFVWAWLFGQIVVRDRNARLHEVVLSAPVSLPALLAGRYLGAVATGCVLALSMVLAFLLVPLLGALGVVPPDAVGPQPYFAMGHALLVFVVPSTFGLGALLLCAAIRARGMAGPFAVAAALMLVWMVAIVILRGGDANPAVATLLDASGFSEVEEQTDLWTPQEKRTGVIEMTTPLVVNRVIWTVPPLLLLAFVLQRLGRERLALEPAPAASKPDRAATDPEVESARSAALPGIPARPSWVRATWDEAVWHFSLAFRGWGTLLAVGLIAVMGVGSSFVHIVMHADGPLVPRPDLIQPLMGEMYYLMLVFIVAAFVGVMVRRDDRPGYGEIADATPAPLGTRVAGRSLAAAALTIVFTLTPVVAVWIVPALAVPDSFSLLDPLVYFGVAFAPSLLELCAVVLLAHALLRHAGTAHAVAMICAFAMVLNHEIEVVSYPPANVGVPPHVALSEFTGWAPWLGYVVTANLFKVALAAAIVALAWIAWPRGTALTAPLRLRAGMRRFAGAAGALAAVAVVLAAGVHGVLHEQLVTLGGYRSATAETADDAAWEARWWADAAPFTLTGGEAHVVVDPAARRATARWRLDGVRSALATLHGSLPHGAADPRATLDGREAQVTVAFDHFSVPLGECGAETRAAVSDAEPAGAQGCTVELEVEVRGEGWSAEGETPWLHPSGVWLRAADLLPTLGHDADRVLRAPPERRDHGLAAAAAAAAPAALAPASGVAPAGDWRWTVSFAGGHGNGSENAGSATATEGRTQGPLDFAAVWWPDAPLETRRGGLAALHGPTRTRDAGGVLTDVSQMRACVTAVLGAAPRIAAVVQAPRERGETALHGDLLWLPEDAGWDIAGAGFGGWNRRATIAAAIARAHVTTESGLRKEPGAEWLRVGVPGWVGLECVRREHGIDASLALLTRSGSRVSEAFGALGAPAASVAAAGDTTWVQEYTPLATAGWVETLGPGQAAGVVRAVVAGVRAGRTLASALVGAAGADMAEALLGAPASSDVLVARDERTLNVAGRRWRWRDGGWEPLAAAIHVTQRFDDGSGGRRRIGPVPTTADPDAPFTLMDAWPSFERTPADNVWRGDGDN